The DNA window CGAGGGGCGGGGCCGCGCGGGGTGCTCCGTCAGGGGCTGTCCGATGCCCTGTCCGATGCCCTGTCGGGGGCGCTGTCCGGGGCGCGAAGCGGGAGGTGCGGGCGGGCGCGGGCTTCGTCCGTGACCGTAACGCGCCCGGATCACACCGTCCCGGACGGCGTCCCCGGAGCGGTGCGCCCCCGCCCCACAACCCCGCGCCAGGCCCCCGGCAGCGCGTCCGCCACGTCCATCGCCCCCACGGGAGCCCCGCCCGCCGCCAGCCGCCCCGCCAGCCCGTGCAGGTACGCCGCGGCCGATCCCGCGTCCATCGCCCCGAGCCCCGCCGCCAGCAGCGCCCCCGCCAGCCCGGACAGCACATCCCCGCTCCCCGCCGTGGCCAGCCAGGGCGTGCCCGTCGGATTCACCCGCACCGGCCGCGCCGCGAACCCGGCGCCCGTGCCGCCCGCAGGCGCGACCAGGGTCGTGGAACCCTTCAGCAGCACCGTGGCCCCGTACAGCGCGGCCAGCTCCCGCACCGCGACCAGCCGCCCCGCCTCCACTTCCTCCCGCGACACCCCGAGCAGCGCGGCCGCTTCCCCCGCGTGCGGCGTCAGCAGCGTCGGCGCGTCGCGCCCGCGCACCATCTCCGGCTCCAGCGGACGCAGCCCGTCGGCGTCGACGAGCACCGGCACGTCGGACGCCAGTACGTCCCCCAGCGCCCCGCCCGCGTCCTCGCCCAGCCCCGGCCCGATCACCCACGCCTGCACCCGCCCGGCCTCGGACGGCGGCCCCGCGTGCACCAGTGCCTCCGGGAAGCGCGCGATGACCGCGTCCGCACCGTGCCCGACGTACCGCACCGCCCCGGCCCCGCCCCGCAGCGCGCCCGCGACGGCCAGCACCGCCGCCCCCGGATACCGCTTCGAGCCCGCCACGACGCCCACCACCCCGCGCCGGTACTTGTCGCTCCCGGCCCCCGGGGCCGGCAGGAGCGCGGCGACATCCGCGTGCTGGAGCGCCTCGACATCCGCCTCCACCGCGCCGAGGTCCAGCCCCAGTTCGATGAGCCGCACGGCCCCCGCGTACTCCCGGGCGGGGTCGACGAGCAGCCCCGGCTTGTACGTACCGAACGTCACCGTGACATCGGCCCGCACGCACTCCCCCCGCACCTCCCCGCTGTCCGCCTCGGTCCCGCTGGGCAGGTCCACGGCGACGACGACCGCCCCGGATTCCCGCGCGGCCCGCGCGAGCGGCACAGCGGCGTCCCGCAGACCGCCCCGCCCGCCGATCCCGGTGATCCCGTCGACCACGAGGTCGGCCCGCGCGAGAGCGGCCGTCGCGTCCCCCGCCACGGAGCCGCCCGCCGCCCGCAGCGCCGCCAGCCCGCCCCGGTGCGCGCGCCCGGCGTCGAGCAGTACGGCGGCGACGCCCGCGCCCCGCCGGGCGAGCCGCGCCCCGGCGTACAGCGCGTCGCCCCCGTTGTCGCCGCTCCCGACGAGGAGGACGACCCGCGAGCCGTACACCCGCCCCAGCAGCCCCGCGCACACCGCGGCGAGCCCCGCCGCGGCCCGCTGCATGAGCGCGCCCTCGGGGAGCCGCGCCATCAGCTCACGCTCGGCGGTCCGTACGGTCTCCACGCCATAGGCGGCACGCATCAGAAGAACACCTCACCCTTCGCCCTCCGCCAGGAGGAACACTCAGCCGGAACGAGCCCCCACCGGAAGCAGCCCACAGCCCTCAACCCACGCCCTCGGCCTCGGCCCTCAGCTCACAACCCACAGCCATCGGCAGTCGCCGCACCCGCCTCCGGCCCTCACCCCTCCGCGACGACCACCGCCGAAGCGATCCCCGCGTCGTGACTGAGCGACACGTGCCACGACCGCACCCCGAGCGCCTCCGCCCGCGCCAGTACCGTCCCGCTCACCCGCAGCCGCGGCTGCCCGCTGTCCTCCACGTACACCTCCGCGTCCGTCCAGTGCAGCCCGGCGGGCGCGCCCAGCGCCTTCGCCAGGGCCTCCTTCGCCGCGAACCGGGCGGCGAGCGAGGCGATGCCCCGCCGGTCGCCGCTCGGCAGGTTCAACTCACTCGGCAGGAACAGCCGTTCAGCCATCTGCGGCGTACGCTCCATCGACGCCCGGAAGCGCTCGATCTCGGCGACGTCGATCCCCACACCAATGATCACGCTCACTCCACCGTCACTGACTTGGCCAGGTTCCGGGGCTGATCGACCTCGTTGCCCCGGGCGGTCGCCAGCTCGCACGCGAAGACCTGCAACGGCACGGTGGAGACCAGCGGCTGAAGGAGCGTCGGCGTGGCGGGAATCCAGATCAGATGGTCCGCGTAGGGGACAACGGACTCGTCCCCCTCCTCCGCGATCACGATCGTCCGCGCCCCCCGCGCCCGGATCTCCTGGATGTTCGACACGATCTTCTCGTGCAGAACGGAGCGCCCCCGGGGGGAGGGAACGACGACGACCACCGGCACATCGTGCTCGATGAGCGCGATGGGCCCGTGCTTCAGCTCACCCGCGGCGAACCCCTCCGCATGCATGTACGCGAGCTCCTTCAGCTTGAGCGCACCTTCCAGGGCGACCGGGTACCCCACATGCCGCCCCAGGAAAAGCACCGTGTTCTTGTCCGCCAGCGACCGGGCCAGCTCCCGTACCGGCTCCATCGTCTCCAGGACCCGCTCCACCTCGCCCGAGATCTCGGACAGCTCGCGCACCACGCCCCGGACCTCGTCCCCCCACTTGGCCCCGCGCACCTGCGCCAGATACAGCGCGACCAGGTAGCAGGCGACCAGCTGCGTCAGGAACGCCTTCGTGGACGCGACGGCGACTTCGGGCCCAGCGTGCGTGTAGAGGACGGCGTCCGACTCGCGGGGAATGGTCGACCCGTTCGTATTGCACACGGCCAGCACCTTCGCGCCCTGCTCCCGCGCGTGCCGCAGCGCCATCAGCGTGTCCATGGTCTCGCCGGACTGCGAGATCGCGATCACGAGCGTCCGTGAGTCGAGAATCGGGTCGCGGTACCGGAATTCGCTCGCCAGCTCGGTCTCGCAGGGAATCCGCGTCCAGTGCTCGATCGCCAGCTTCGCGATCATCCCGGCATGGAAGGCGGTCCCGCAGGCGACCACCACGATCTTGTCGACTTCCCGCAGTACGGAATCGGGGATCCGCACCTCGTCGAGCCGCAGCGAGCCGGCGCCGTCGATCCGCCCCAGCAGCGTGTCGGCGACCGCCTTCGGCTGCTCGGCGATCTCCTTCAGCATGAAGTAGTCGTAGCCGCCCTTCTCGGCGGCGGAGGAGTCCCAGTCGATGTGGTAGGACCGCGCCTTCCCGGGCGCGCCGTGGAAGTCGGTGACCGAGACGGACACCCCGGCGCTGCCGCCGCCCTTGCCCCCGCTCTCGTCCCGCCGCAGCTCGACGACCTGGTCCTGCCCCAGCTCGATCGCGGAGCGGGTGTGCGCGATGAACGCGGCGACATCGGAGGCGAGGAACGCCTCGCCCTCCCCCACCCCGACCACCAGCGGCGAGTTCCGCCGCGCCCCCACCACCACGTCCGGCTCGTCCGCGTGCACGGCGACGAGCGTGAACGCCCCGTCGAGCCGCCGGCACACCAGCC is part of the Streptomyces agglomeratus genome and encodes:
- a CDS encoding bifunctional ADP-dependent NAD(P)H-hydrate dehydratase/NAD(P)H-hydrate epimerase translates to MRAAYGVETVRTAERELMARLPEGALMQRAAAGLAAVCAGLLGRVYGSRVVLLVGSGDNGGDALYAGARLARRGAGVAAVLLDAGRAHRGGLAALRAAGGSVAGDATAALARADLVVDGITGIGGRGGLRDAAVPLARAARESGAVVVAVDLPSGTEADSGEVRGECVRADVTVTFGTYKPGLLVDPAREYAGAVRLIELGLDLGAVEADVEALQHADVAALLPAPGAGSDKYRRGVVGVVAGSKRYPGAAVLAVAGALRGGAGAVRYVGHGADAVIARFPEALVHAGPPSEAGRVQAWVIGPGLGEDAGGALGDVLASDVPVLVDADGLRPLEPEMVRGRDAPTLLTPHAGEAAALLGVSREEVEAGRLVAVRELAALYGATVLLKGSTTLVAPAGGTGAGFAARPVRVNPTGTPWLATAGSGDVLSGLAGALLAAGLGAMDAGSAAAYLHGLAGRLAAGGAPVGAMDVADALPGAWRGVVGRGRTAPGTPSGTV
- a CDS encoding holo-ACP synthase, with product MIIGVGIDVAEIERFRASMERTPQMAERLFLPSELNLPSGDRRGIASLAARFAAKEALAKALGAPAGLHWTDAEVYVEDSGQPRLRVSGTVLARAEALGVRSWHVSLSHDAGIASAVVVAEG
- the glmS gene encoding glutamine--fructose-6-phosphate transaminase (isomerizing) → MCGIVGYVGGQSALDVVVAGLKRLEYRGYDSAGVAVLADGGLAAGKKAGKLVNLEKELVGRPLPAGGTGIGHTRWATHGGPTDTNAHPHLDNAGRVAVVHNGIIENFAALRDELAERGHELVSETDTEVVAHLLAESFSSCGDLAESMRLVCRRLDGAFTLVAVHADEPDVVVGARRNSPLVVGVGEGEAFLASDVAAFIAHTRSAIELGQDQVVELRRDESGGKGGGSAGVSVSVTDFHGAPGKARSYHIDWDSSAAEKGGYDYFMLKEIAEQPKAVADTLLGRIDGAGSLRLDEVRIPDSVLREVDKIVVVACGTAFHAGMIAKLAIEHWTRIPCETELASEFRYRDPILDSRTLVIAISQSGETMDTLMALRHAREQGAKVLAVCNTNGSTIPRESDAVLYTHAGPEVAVASTKAFLTQLVACYLVALYLAQVRGAKWGDEVRGVVRELSEISGEVERVLETMEPVRELARSLADKNTVLFLGRHVGYPVALEGALKLKELAYMHAEGFAAGELKHGPIALIEHDVPVVVVVPSPRGRSVLHEKIVSNIQEIRARGARTIVIAEEGDESVVPYADHLIWIPATPTLLQPLVSTVPLQVFACELATARGNEVDQPRNLAKSVTVE